A genome region from Streptomyces antimycoticus includes the following:
- a CDS encoding ABC transporter permease, which translates to MKGESTAPSAPTARPGAVDGGPAETVLVRRPGPGERDPVRAHRRRRGIELALALAVPSALILLWQLAADQHWIDSRIYPAPSTIAADGWQRAADGKLWPDVWATLQRVVAGYALGTAAGYLFGLVMGALRMVRAALEPLLDALYVVPKLALLPVFLNMFGLGEGPQIALVATTVFFFVWISTMAAVMGVAEGYREAGQVFGAGPWQMFRHVLLPASLPQVLVGMRVASGVAVLVIVASEQIAANDGLGHLIFDSRTLFQNDVMFVGIVCVAVLGVVFSELVRFIGRRLTPWAPRDRGRPRP; encoded by the coding sequence ATGAAGGGCGAGAGCACGGCCCCCTCGGCCCCGACCGCCCGTCCCGGCGCGGTGGACGGCGGGCCCGCCGAGACCGTGCTGGTGCGGCGCCCCGGACCGGGGGAGCGCGATCCCGTCCGCGCCCACCGACGGCGCCGCGGCATCGAGCTCGCCCTCGCCCTCGCCGTGCCCTCCGCGCTGATCCTGCTGTGGCAACTGGCCGCGGATCAGCACTGGATCGACTCGCGTATCTACCCCGCGCCGTCCACCATCGCGGCGGACGGCTGGCAGCGCGCCGCCGACGGCAAGCTGTGGCCGGACGTATGGGCCACGCTCCAGCGGGTGGTCGCCGGGTACGCGCTCGGCACGGCCGCGGGCTATCTCTTCGGGCTGGTGATGGGCGCGCTGCGGATGGTCCGCGCCGCGCTGGAGCCCTTGCTCGACGCCCTGTACGTGGTGCCCAAGCTCGCGCTGCTCCCCGTGTTCCTCAATATGTTCGGCCTCGGTGAGGGCCCTCAGATCGCGCTGGTCGCGACCACCGTCTTCTTCTTCGTATGGATCTCCACGATGGCCGCCGTGATGGGCGTCGCCGAGGGCTACCGGGAGGCCGGGCAGGTGTTCGGCGCCGGTCCCTGGCAGATGTTCCGCCATGTCCTGCTGCCCGCCTCGCTGCCACAGGTCCTGGTCGGCATGCGGGTCGCGTCCGGAGTGGCGGTGCTGGTCATCGTCGCCTCCGAGCAGATCGCCGCGAACGACGGCCTCGGCCATCTGATCTTCGACTCGCGGACGCTGTTCCAGAACGACGTGATGTTCGTCGGCATCGTCTGCGTGGCCGTGCTCGGCGTGGTCTTCTCCGAACTCGTCCGCTTCATCGGCCGTCGGCTCACCCCCTGGGCGCCGCGGGACCGCGGCCGACCCCGGCCCTGA